A genomic window from Xenorhabdus cabanillasii includes:
- the asmA gene encoding outer membrane assembly protein AsmA, with protein sequence MKRLLTTLVILLVVVVTGLTALVVLINPNDFRSYIVKQVQKKSGYQLVLQDDLRWHAWPKLSILTGQVSLIAPNAKMPAVMAENMRLDVELLPLFSHQLSVKEVMLKGAVLRFTPDSQPQKKPEAPIAPEGDFHYPVADDAHSWKLDIDKIKVENSLLIWQTDPHSQLNMRDIDLLMKRQDESHVNLELNSKINKNQQEFAFEVNASFDISDYPHNLTGDISSFKYQLQGVGLPPEGITGTGSATVKYDAFSSSISLQKIALAMNESELTGNVVVNLKDKPHYSINLSSPKLDLDNLLGWDKLSQHSLQAKLDYRAENNSAKPVIAKFVSPLSNYDLSFLKEFNTHLLFMANKFIYQGMDIDNFVFNAVNDEGITEILRLSGNVFGGRFALPATIDATVNPAKLHAKPLLQNIDLQSLLKALALPSVFSGQLALDGDLLGDGYDEYAVTHYWRGDLNIGLKNARLDGLNIPLLIQQSFSRMTDLVQQPTNTQNFTDAQNLSVKAQLDKGKIKINNLSATSGISKIEGQGEANLLKQNIDVALAVQLTGGWGQENELVSRLEKLKVPLRVYGNWDNLQYTLNVEPILRDELQQKVKQSIKNWLESSDNSEVRKKTAE encoded by the coding sequence ATGAAAAGATTGTTGACGACACTCGTTATTTTGTTGGTGGTAGTTGTTACGGGGCTAACAGCATTAGTCGTGCTGATTAATCCAAACGATTTTCGTAGCTACATAGTCAAACAAGTACAAAAAAAGAGTGGCTATCAGCTTGTGTTACAAGATGATCTACGTTGGCATGCCTGGCCAAAATTGAGTATTTTGACCGGGCAGGTATCACTGATTGCTCCCAATGCGAAAATGCCCGCTGTTATGGCAGAAAATATGCGCCTCGATGTTGAGTTGCTGCCATTGTTTTCTCATCAACTTTCTGTCAAAGAAGTGATGCTTAAAGGGGCTGTTTTGCGGTTTACACCGGATAGTCAGCCGCAAAAAAAACCAGAAGCCCCTATTGCGCCTGAAGGTGATTTTCATTATCCCGTAGCGGATGATGCTCACAGTTGGAAACTGGATATCGATAAGATCAAAGTAGAGAATAGCTTGCTGATTTGGCAAACTGATCCCCATTCGCAGTTAAATATGCGGGATATTGATTTGCTGATGAAACGCCAGGATGAGAGCCATGTTAATCTTGAACTCAATAGTAAGATCAATAAGAATCAGCAAGAATTTGCCTTTGAGGTTAACGCTTCTTTCGACATTTCTGATTATCCACATAATTTAACTGGCGATATCAGTTCGTTTAAATATCAGCTACAGGGTGTTGGTCTCCCGCCAGAAGGCATAACAGGAACGGGTAGTGCGACTGTAAAATATGATGCTTTCTCCTCATCTATTTCGTTGCAGAAAATAGCACTGGCAATGAATGAAAGCGAATTGACAGGCAATGTTGTGGTTAACCTGAAAGATAAACCGCACTATTCCATCAATCTGTCTTCGCCAAAATTAGATTTAGATAATTTGTTAGGATGGGATAAATTATCACAGCATAGTTTACAGGCAAAACTTGATTATCGGGCTGAAAATAATTCGGCAAAACCTGTGATTGCAAAGTTTGTTTCTCCTTTATCAAATTATGATCTCAGTTTTCTGAAAGAATTTAATACCCATCTGTTATTCATGGCGAATAAATTTATTTATCAGGGTATGGATATCGATAACTTTGTCTTTAATGCCGTCAATGATGAGGGAATAACAGAGATTTTGAGATTGAGTGGTAACGTATTTGGTGGCCGTTTTGCACTGCCTGCCACAATTGATGCAACAGTTAATCCGGCTAAATTACATGCTAAACCTCTGTTGCAAAATATTGACTTACAATCACTATTGAAAGCTTTGGCTCTGCCATCAGTGTTTAGTGGACAACTTGCGTTGGATGGAGATCTTTTGGGAGATGGCTACGATGAATATGCAGTCACCCATTACTGGCGGGGAGATCTGAATATCGGCCTGAAAAATGCGCGTTTGGACGGATTGAATATTCCTTTACTTATTCAGCAATCTTTTTCAAGAATGACTGATTTGGTTCAACAGCCGACGAATACTCAGAACTTTACTGATGCACAGAATCTGTCAGTAAAAGCTCAACTGGATAAAGGTAAGATTAAAATTAATAACCTTTCTGCTACATCTGGTATTTCGAAAATTGAAGGGCAGGGTGAGGCCAATTTACTGAAACAGAATATTGATGTTGCATTGGCGGTTCAGTTAACCGGTGGATGGGGGCAAGAAAACGAATTAGTTAGTCGTTTAGAAAAACTAAAAGTACCACTGCGGGTTTATGGTAATTGGGATAATCTGCAATATACCTTGAATGTTGAACCAATATTGCGTGATGAATTACAGCAAAAAGTCAAACAATCCATCAAAAACTGGCTTGAAAGTAGCGATAACAGTGAAGTAAGAAAAAAAACTGCTGAATAA
- the dcd gene encoding dCTP deaminase, whose translation MRLCDRDIIKWLDEGKLEITPRPPVDRINGATADVRLGNQFRVFRGHTAAYIDLSGPKAEVNAALDRVMSDEINLPDGEAFFLHPGELALAVTLESVTLPANLVGWLDGRSSLARLGLMVHVTAHRIDPGWHGQIVLEFYNSGKLPLALRPGMVIGALSFEPLSGIADRPYNRRQDAKYKNQKGAVGSRISED comes from the coding sequence ATGCGACTCTGTGACCGTGACATTATTAAATGGCTTGATGAAGGTAAACTGGAAATTACCCCACGTCCTCCTGTTGATCGTATTAATGGGGCAACTGCTGATGTTCGCCTTGGGAATCAGTTTCGCGTTTTTCGTGGTCATACTGCTGCTTATATTGACTTGAGTGGTCCTAAGGCTGAAGTCAATGCGGCACTTGATCGTGTCATGAGCGATGAAATTAATTTGCCGGATGGGGAGGCTTTTTTTCTGCATCCCGGCGAACTGGCACTGGCAGTGACACTGGAATCTGTCACATTGCCCGCTAATCTTGTTGGCTGGCTGGATGGTCGTTCATCTCTGGCCCGTCTTGGTCTGATGGTCCATGTTACTGCTCACCGGATTGACCCAGGTTGGCATGGTCAAATTGTTCTGGAATTCTATAATTCAGGAAAATTACCGTTAGCCTTGCGTCCGGGTATGGTCATTGGGGCTTTGAGTTTTGAGCCGCTTTCAGGCATTGCTGACCGTCCTTATAACCGACGTCAGGATGCTAAATATAAAAATCAGAAAGGAGCAGTAGGGAGCCGAATCAGCGAAGACTAA